The sequence below is a genomic window from Heliomicrobium undosum.
CTCGACAACAATGTGGAACTGGGCATGGCCCGCGACGGCCTCGAAACCTATGTGCGCCAGCAGATGGTGGAAACAGCGGAGCGGGCTCTGGCGGAGGAAGGGGAGCGCAAAGCGGCGCTCAACGAGAAGGACAAAAAGGACTAGTCATCCAGCCTGGCATAGACCGGCAGGCTGACGGAAACGCTACAGTGTAGCATTAGTGGAGGAGGAATAGCCGATGGTTGATATCGAAGGCTTCCGGGAACGATTGGCCCAGCGCATCGAAGAGGGGAAACAGCACGGGATCTCT
It includes:
- a CDS encoding small acid-soluble spore protein; translated protein: MSHKKENDDLRTHRQIDRLRWETAKEMGVNEPLDNNVELGMARDGLETYVRQQMVETAERALAEEGERKAALNEKDKKD